The genomic window TGTCCCCGGTGACCTGGATCTCGACGCGTTCCGTGCCGGTCCGCCGGATCAGCACCCGCTGCAGGTCCCGGCGGGTCTGCTCGTCGCTGGGTGGGGTGGGCGGACGGACCTCCACCAGGTTGGTGAGCCCGCGTACGCCGCGCAGCCGGCGCAGCTCGCGCTCGGCGGTACGCCGCTGGAAGCCGTACTCCACCTCGCCGCGGAGCATCACCCAGCCGTTGGCTACGGTGACGTCCAGCCGTTCGGCGGGCACGAAACTGTCCCACTCCAGCGCCCGACCGGCCGCGATGGCGATCTCCGCGTCGGTGCGCTCCTCCGTGCCTGGCAGGCGTACCTCGATCTCGCTGGCGACCGCCCGGACGCCGCGTACCCGGTGCGCGCAGCGCTCGGCCGCCCAGCGGCGGGCGTAGCTGTCCACCCAGCCGGTGAGCGTGACCACGCCGGCGGAGACCGTCACGCCGATCTCGGTGGGCTGCGTCTGGGCGTCCCAGTCGAGCTCGTCGAGCACGTCCCGCTGGATCTCCGGATCGGTGCGGACGGCGGCTGCGGTGGTCATGACGTCCCCTCCCCGTACGGTTCCCGTTCGTCGAGGATGCCGCCGCGCGGGGTGAGCCGGGCTCACCCGGTGCGGGTGAGCGGGGACGGAAAAGGCGGCGGGCGACGGAGCCAACCCCCTTGGCTCCGTCACCCGCCGCCTGGCGGAGGAAGGTCCGTATCCGTTATGACGTCTCGGCGAGCGTCACGGTTGCCGTCTGCGCCGATCCGTTCCGCTTGAACTGCACCTCGACCCGGTCGCCCACCTTGCCGGACTGGACCGCGCCGACCAGGTCGTTGGAGTCGTTGATCGCCTTGTCGCCGAACTTGGTGATCACGTCGCCCCGCTGGAGCCCCGCCTTCTCGGCGGCGCTGCCGGGGGTGACCGCGGCGACCAGCGCCCCGCCGTCCTCGGCGGCGTTGACGCTGACCCCGAGCGAGGGGTGGCTGACCTTCTCGCCGCGCTGGAGCTTCTCGGCGACGTCCTTGGCCTTGTTGCTCGGGATGGCGAAGCCGACGCCGATGTTGCCGTTGCTGCCCTGCCCGGCGGTGGCGATCGCGGTGTTGATGCCGATCACCTCGCCCCGGGTGTTGACCAGCGCGCCACCGGAGTTGCCCGGGTTGATCGGGGCGTCGGTCTGGAGCAGGCCGGAGATCGAGCTGGCCGCCTGCTGCCGGTCCTGCTGCTGACCCTCGCCGCCGGCCTGGATGGTGCGGTCCCGGGCGCTGAGGATGCCCGCGGTGACCGAGCCCTGGAGGCCGAGCGGGCTGCCCAGGGCGAGCACCTGGTCGCCGACCTGCATCCCGTCGCTGTCGCCAAACTTGGCCGCCTTGAGGCCGCTCACGCCGCTGGCCTTGACCACCGCCAGGTCGGTCTTCGGGTCGGTGCCGACGATCTTCGCCTGCGCGGTCTTGCCGTCGGCGAAGACCACCTTCACCGTGTCGCCGCTGGCGGAGGCGACCACGTGGTTGTTGGTCAGCACGTAACCGTCGGCGCTGAGGATCACCCCGGAGCCCTCACCGTTGTCCGTGATGATCGAGACCACGCTGTCCTG from Micromonospora kangleipakensis includes these protein-coding regions:
- a CDS encoding BON domain-containing protein, with amino-acid sequence MTTAAAVRTDPEIQRDVLDELDWDAQTQPTEIGVTVSAGVVTLTGWVDSYARRWAAERCAHRVRGVRAVASEIEVRLPGTEERTDAEIAIAAGRALEWDSFVPAERLDVTVANGWVMLRGEVEYGFQRRTAERELRRLRGVRGLTNLVEVRPPTPPSDEQTRRDLQRVLIRRTGTERVEIQVTGDTVVLSGVVRSWWQRDEAERAAWSTPGVREVHDRLVVAG
- a CDS encoding S1C family serine protease, whose amino-acid sequence is MTEYETDPQRSPAPADAEPSHPTAELSRVEHGQSDSTTPAAAPVPADSPAAGTPAAPEPTPTPATEAGPPETPAPAGPYAPPTATPSAPSYPVSGQPQPGAPWYGGQQQQTGWAPGGHQGGPGYPPHAGGPVPPYQGHQAYQPHHPGQPHHPGQPVPPWGPVPAARPSRAGKFVGAGALVLALMFGSGVAGGALALALDGDSGGVTRTYSAAPVLNSADLPKIAAAVQDSVVSIITDNGEGSGVILSADGYVLTNNHVVASASGDTVKVVFADGKTAQAKIVGTDPKTDLAVVKASGVSGLKAAKFGDSDGMQVGDQVLALGSPLGLQGSVTAGILSARDRTIQAGGEGQQQDRQQAASSISGLLQTDAPINPGNSGGALVNTRGEVIGINTAIATAGQGSNGNIGVGFAIPSNKAKDVAEKLQRGEKVSHPSLGVSVNAAEDGGALVAAVTPGSAAEKAGLQRGDVITKFGDKAINDSNDLVGAVQSGKVGDRVEVQFKRNGSAQTATVTLAETS